The following are encoded together in the Pleurocapsa sp. FMAR1 genome:
- a CDS encoding FtsW/RodA/SpoVE family cell cycle protein, translating into MRQYLGYLIPFIDPKIKFWTWEARLLNWLTCVWLIIGLVTLVSASYPEGIVNNNDGLYIFKRQLIGVGVGIFGFNFIANQPLQKTIRISPLMVLVFLLLIFATLIPGLGKTTMGASRWIAIGPFSLQPSELIKPFLVLQAAYLFSRWEKLTNKIRLVWLAVFALVLAGILKQPNLSTTGLCGMSLWLIALAAELPWSQLMAVSLGGISIASLSIALNSYQLDRITSFINPWKDYHNKGYQLIQSLLAIASGSFDGSGFGLSQQKLSYLPIRSTDFIFAVYAEEFGFIGCVLLLLLIIGYGTLALRVAIKCRQSIPRLVAVGSMVFIVGQSLINIGVATGSLPTTGLPLPFFSYGINSIIASLLLAGLLVRVARESNTSKVINLKEISPTQQALTRE; encoded by the coding sequence GTGAGGCAATATCTCGGATACTTAATTCCTTTTATCGATCCTAAAATCAAGTTTTGGACATGGGAAGCTCGCTTATTGAATTGGTTGACCTGCGTTTGGTTAATCATTGGTTTAGTTACTTTAGTATCAGCCTCTTATCCTGAAGGAATTGTCAACAACAATGATGGACTATACATTTTTAAACGACAGCTAATCGGAGTTGGGGTAGGAATTTTTGGATTCAATTTTATAGCAAATCAACCTCTCCAAAAAACTATCAGGATTTCTCCTCTGATGGTTTTAGTTTTTCTTTTGCTTATCTTTGCTACCTTAATTCCAGGTTTAGGTAAGACAACGATGGGAGCTAGTCGCTGGATTGCTATTGGACCATTCTCATTGCAGCCATCAGAATTAATCAAACCTTTTCTAGTACTACAGGCAGCTTATTTATTTTCTCGCTGGGAAAAGCTAACAAATAAAATACGTCTAGTTTGGCTAGCTGTGTTTGCGTTAGTATTGGCAGGAATTCTCAAACAGCCCAATTTAAGTACTACGGGATTATGTGGTATGAGTTTGTGGTTAATTGCTTTGGCAGCAGAATTACCTTGGAGTCAGCTAATGGCAGTTTCTCTAGGTGGAATAAGTATAGCTAGCTTGAGTATTGCCTTGAATTCTTATCAGCTAGACCGAATTACTTCTTTTATTAATCCCTGGAAAGATTACCATAATAAGGGATACCAGCTAATTCAAAGTTTATTGGCGATCGCATCAGGGAGCTTTGACGGTTCGGGTTTTGGATTATCGCAACAAAAATTATCATACTTACCAATTCGCTCTACAGACTTTATTTTTGCGGTTTATGCCGAGGAATTTGGTTTCATTGGCTGTGTGCTACTATTATTGCTGATTATTGGTTATGGAACACTAGCTTTGAGAGTAGCCATTAAATGTCGCCAAAGTATCCCCAGATTGGTCGCCGTAGGAAGTATGGTATTTATCGTTGGTCAATCATTAATCAACATTGGGGTAGCAACAGGTTCTTTGCCTACTACTGGACTGCCCTTACCCTTCTTTAGCTATGGCATCAATTCAATTATTGCCTCATTATTGCTGGCTGGATTGTTGGTGCGAGTTGCCAGAGAAAGTAATACTTCTAAGGTAATTAACCTTAAAGAAATTTCTCCGACTCAGCAAGCTTTAACAAGGGAATGA
- the ychF gene encoding redox-regulated ATPase YchF has product MLRAGIVGLPNVGKSTMFNALVANAKAEAANFPFCTIEPNVGVVSVPDARLEVLAKLNSSQKIVPTRIEFVDIAGLVKGASEGEGLGNQFLANIREVDAIVHMVRCFDDDDIIHVDGSVDSVRDIEVINLELVLADLAQVEKRITRLRKQAKNDKNAQAEVELLEKISTVLNDGESVRSMNLSEDDLLMIKPLGLLTNKPIIYATNVAEDDLATGNSWVEEVREFAKDEEARVVVVSAQVESELVELSEAETKDFLEALGVEEGGLKSLIRATYDLLGLRTYLTTGEQESRAWTIIAGMKAPQAAAVIHTDFEKKFIKAETISYEDLIATGSKNGAKEKGLLRLEGKDYIVQEGDVIEFRIGG; this is encoded by the coding sequence ATGTTAAGAGCAGGAATCGTGGGATTACCAAACGTGGGTAAATCTACTATGTTTAACGCCTTGGTTGCCAATGCTAAGGCAGAAGCCGCTAATTTCCCTTTTTGTACCATTGAACCCAATGTCGGCGTGGTATCCGTACCTGATGCACGTTTAGAGGTACTGGCTAAATTGAATAGCTCGCAAAAAATCGTGCCAACGAGAATCGAGTTTGTCGACATTGCGGGTTTAGTTAAGGGTGCTAGCGAGGGAGAAGGGTTGGGCAATCAATTTCTCGCTAATATTCGTGAGGTTGATGCTATTGTTCACATGGTTCGTTGCTTTGATGATGACGACATTATTCATGTCGATGGCTCTGTAGATTCGGTACGAGATATTGAAGTAATTAATTTAGAGCTAGTTTTAGCAGATTTGGCTCAGGTAGAAAAGCGCATCACCAGACTGCGTAAACAGGCAAAGAATGATAAAAACGCTCAAGCCGAGGTTGAGCTATTAGAAAAAATTAGTACAGTTTTAAATGATGGTGAATCTGTTCGCAGTATGAACTTGTCTGAAGATGACTTGCTAATGATTAAACCACTGGGCTTACTGACAAATAAACCGATTATTTATGCTACTAATGTTGCTGAGGATGATTTGGCAACGGGTAATTCTTGGGTAGAAGAAGTCAGAGAATTTGCTAAAGACGAAGAGGCTAGGGTAGTTGTAGTTTCTGCTCAGGTTGAGTCGGAGTTAGTTGAACTATCAGAAGCGGAAACTAAGGATTTTCTCGAAGCCTTGGGGGTAGAAGAAGGAGGACTAAAATCTTTGATTAGAGCTACCTACGATCTTTTAGGTTTGCGTACCTACCTTACCACAGGAGAGCAAGAATCCCGCGCTTGGACAATTATTGCAGGTATGAAAGCACCTCAAGCAGCAGCAGTAATTCATACTGACTTTGAAAAGAAATTTATTAAAGCAGAAACAATTAGCTATGAAGATTTAATCGCCACGGGTTCTAAAAATGGTGCCAAAGAAAAAGGCTTGCTGCGTTTAGAAGGTAAAGATTATATTGTTCAAGAAGGAGATGTAATTGAATTCCGCATAGGTGGTTAA
- a CDS encoding SDR family NAD(P)-dependent oxidoreductase, which translates to MSPTAFITGASQGIGKATALLFAKNGYDLIITARTKDRLESVAEEIRSLDRQALAITTDTSDRSAIEALINLGLERFSQIDVLVNNAGVCMSAPMAKTTIEDWERMINVNLWGYIYTINALLPHFLARKQGNIINVGSFGGKVPLPKMTAYCTTKHAIVGLTETLRLELEPQGIHVSGVHPSVTNTDFLERAVFKDSDPQQMKQMMSSPLSSQPEDVAKAILDAVKHPQAEIIVGSAKVPAFLNRLFPGITQGMLKLATKADLG; encoded by the coding sequence ATGTCTCCTACTGCTTTTATTACAGGTGCATCTCAAGGCATTGGTAAAGCTACAGCCTTGCTCTTTGCCAAAAACGGTTACGATTTAATTATTACTGCTCGCACTAAAGATAGATTGGAATCTGTTGCCGAAGAGATTAGAAGTTTGGACAGGCAAGCATTGGCAATTACCACCGACACGAGCGATCGCAGTGCTATTGAAGCCTTAATTAATTTAGGTCTAGAACGTTTTTCGCAAATTGATGTTTTAGTTAATAACGCAGGTGTCTGTATGAGCGCACCAATGGCAAAAACTACCATTGAAGATTGGGAAAGAATGATCAACGTTAATCTTTGGGGCTATATTTACACGATCAATGCCCTTTTGCCTCATTTTTTAGCTAGAAAGCAGGGAAATATTATCAACGTTGGTTCATTTGGAGGAAAAGTACCCTTACCTAAAATGACGGCATACTGCACCACCAAACACGCTATTGTCGGCTTAACAGAAACCCTCCGCTTAGAATTAGAGCCTCAAGGTATTCATGTTTCTGGAGTACATCCCAGCGTCACCAACACGGACTTTTTAGAACGAGCGGTATTTAAGGACAGCGACCCTCAACAAATGAAGCAAATGATGTCTAGTCCTTTATCGAGTCAACCTGAAGATGTAGCTAAAGCAATTTTGGATGCAGTTAAGCACCCTCAAGCCGAGATAATAGTGGGTTCTGCCAAAGTGCCTGCGTTTTTAAATCGTTTGTTTCCTGGTATCACTCAAGGAATGTTAAAGTTGGCAACTAAAGCAGATCTGGGTTAG
- a CDS encoding DUF4079 domain-containing protein, whose amino-acid sequence MNSYIWTLIVHQNYLAFSNLGSEDLLGLIHPILVVAFVFPMVGIVANFAWQTRQRRLESKKGKSKIPAVVGREHVQVGRWLATSVVIVSLIAIAYSIVYKSFIKGKLWEKNNPQAILIILLFVATIASLILLLRARPKLWRGIFATMTGMGLIILGQQDGVWRLPDEWYWSHYYYGIAASLLMIFSIAILDDIYRSLTMRNIHIILNCLALLLFFGQAATGTRDLLEIPPIGKMQPKKAAVIETFSPVKTANSIEQNTIYNAPEINPS is encoded by the coding sequence ATGAATAGCTATATATGGACTTTAATTGTCCATCAAAACTATCTCGCTTTTAGTAATCTTGGAAGTGAAGATTTACTTGGTCTGATTCACCCGATACTAGTAGTTGCCTTTGTTTTTCCTATGGTAGGCATAGTAGCCAATTTTGCCTGGCAAACTCGTCAGCGTCGTTTGGAAAGCAAAAAAGGAAAAAGCAAAATTCCTGCGGTTGTGGGACGAGAACACGTTCAAGTTGGTCGTTGGCTGGCTACTAGCGTAGTTATTGTTTCCTTAATTGCGATCGCTTACTCGATTGTTTACAAAAGCTTTATCAAAGGCAAGCTTTGGGAGAAGAATAACCCCCAGGCGATTTTGATTATTTTATTATTTGTGGCGACGATTGCTTCATTGATTCTGCTGCTACGAGCCAGACCTAAGCTGTGGCGAGGTATTTTTGCGACTATGACAGGCATGGGCTTGATTATTTTGGGTCAACAAGATGGGGTTTGGCGATTACCTGATGAATGGTATTGGTCACATTACTATTATGGAATTGCCGCATCGCTACTGATGATTTTTTCGATTGCAATTTTAGACGATATCTATCGCAGTTTAACCATGCGCAATATCCATATAATTCTTAATTGTTTGGCACTGTTATTGTTTTTTGGTCAAGCAGCTACGGGAACAAGAGACTTATTAGAAATTCCTCCTATAGGCAAAATGCAACCCAAAAAAGCAGCGGTTATTGAAACATTCTCACCTGTAAAGACCGCCAATAGTATTGAACAAAATACTATTTATAATGCTCCTGAAATTAATCCCAGTTAA
- a CDS encoding response regulator transcription factor, giving the protein MYLLNNYYNLVEKPQKKILIVDDDAALQHLLNRFLSYNNYLTEIASNCRTAREKFQEFQPNLAILDINLPDDTGLTLCEEMHKSNVMIIMLSSMTDNNYILEAFSRGADDYISKPFDLQILKARIDVLFRRRATNDLQPTQNNSINLGNLKINFYRREVVLNGRIIPLTALEFDLLYFLANNPNRVWDRAELISAIWNKDDYDGDDRKVDIHVGRIRKKIGDLNADFIKTVWGRGYMFELSSCNAVKLAD; this is encoded by the coding sequence GTGTATTTATTGAATAACTATTACAATCTTGTCGAGAAGCCCCAAAAAAAAATTCTGATTGTAGATGATGATGCAGCCCTACAGCATTTGCTGAACAGATTTCTTAGCTACAATAATTATCTTACTGAAATTGCTTCTAATTGTAGAACCGCCAGAGAAAAGTTCCAAGAGTTTCAGCCAAATTTAGCAATTCTAGATATCAATCTACCTGATGATACTGGATTAACTCTCTGCGAAGAAATGCATAAAAGTAACGTCATGATTATTATGCTAAGTTCCATGACAGATAATAACTATATTTTAGAAGCATTTTCTAGAGGAGCAGACGACTATATTAGTAAACCTTTCGATCTGCAAATTCTCAAGGCTAGAATTGATGTTTTATTTAGAAGAAGGGCTACAAATGATTTACAACCAACTCAGAATAATTCGATAAATTTAGGCAACTTAAAAATCAATTTTTATCGGCGCGAAGTTGTTTTAAATGGGCGCATAATTCCTCTAACTGCCTTAGAATTTGATTTACTATATTTCTTGGCAAATAATCCTAATCGAGTATGGGATCGAGCCGAATTAATTTCGGCAATTTGGAATAAAGATGACTATGATGGAGACGATCGCAAAGTCGATATTCATGTTGGTCGAATTCGCAAAAAAATTGGCGATCTTAATGCTGACTTTATCAAAACTGTGTGGGGTAGAGGCTATATGTTTGAGTTATCTAGTTGTAATGCAGTAAAATTAGCAGACTGA
- a CDS encoding glycosyltransferase, translating to MCYIPHRQNVDTSLDNVLVVIPVRNEEATIAAVIKDLQSFGLTKIRVVDNGSSDRSAEIAKEVGAEVSFEFRAGYGQACWRGLQNMPSKIDWILFCDGDGSDGLISQYVNRLAVRPPQGVS from the coding sequence ATGTGTTACATACCCCATCGCCAAAATGTTGATACTTCTTTGGATAATGTCTTAGTCGTTATTCCTGTGCGTAACGAAGAAGCAACAATTGCTGCTGTAATTAAAGATTTACAGAGCTTTGGCTTAACTAAAATTCGGGTAGTAGACAATGGCAGTAGCGATCGCAGTGCAGAAATAGCTAAAGAAGTTGGGGCAGAAGTTTCATTTGAGTTTAGGGCTGGTTATGGGCAAGCCTGCTGGAGAGGATTACAGAATATGCCCTCAAAAATTGACTGGATTTTATTTTGTGATGGTGATGGCAGTGATGGTTTAATATCGCAGTACGTTAATCGGTTAGCGGTGCGACCCCCGCAGGGAGTGTCCTAA
- a CDS encoding phycobilisome linker polypeptide: protein MRMFKVTACVPSQTRIRTQRELQNTFFTKLVPYDNWFREQQRIMKMGGKIIKVELATGKQGMNTGLS from the coding sequence ATGCGTATGTTTAAGGTGACTGCTTGTGTTCCCAGTCAAACTAGAATTCGTACTCAAAGAGAACTGCAAAATACTTTCTTTACTAAGCTTGTACCTTACGATAATTGGTTTCGCGAACAACAGCGAATCATGAAAATGGGTGGCAAAATCATTAAAGTAGAGTTGGCAACAGGTAAACAAGGTATGAATACAGGTTTGTCATAA
- a CDS encoding efflux RND transporter periplasmic adaptor subunit, which yields MKIAINKRKKRHNIFIPILVSLGLILLGFTTYRLVKSSKSEVDINALTVPVNRENLNVEIAASGRVEPIKSVNVSPKEPARLIKLLVEQGDRVKAGQTLAIMENAELGVGVTQAEADFKQARASLTEGEANVQAEIAQAEARLKQAEAKLNQAQNRIPADVGQTQSQIAAAESRLRLGQERLKRNKYLLRQGAITQDAFDEITNNYENAQSEIKELRQRLEQFQSTGGSEVEQLKAEIKEAKVSLEQKQATAPDQIAGLEASSEKAEASLKQSEIQYTDSLVKAPFAGVVTQRYAVEGSFVAPSTSGSSTESASATSILALAQGLEVIAKVPELDVGQLQPGQKVKIVADAYPDREFTGEIKRIAPEAVIEEEVTSFEVRVKLLTGEDVLRSKMNVDVTFIGKELNNSLVVPTVAIFTQNGKQGVMIPDAENKPKFQPVKVGLYLGDKTQIIDGVKANQKVFIDLPNQKKKEK from the coding sequence ATGAAAATAGCTATAAATAAGCGAAAAAAACGCCATAATATCTTCATCCCAATTTTGGTGTCATTGGGCTTAATTTTACTTGGTTTTACTACCTATCGCCTTGTCAAAAGTTCCAAATCAGAAGTAGATATTAACGCTTTAACTGTTCCTGTAAATAGAGAAAATTTAAATGTAGAAATTGCAGCTAGTGGCAGGGTTGAGCCGATCAAAAGCGTCAACGTCAGTCCAAAAGAACCTGCGCGGTTAATCAAACTACTAGTAGAGCAAGGCGATCGCGTCAAGGCAGGACAAACCCTAGCCATCATGGAAAATGCCGAACTGGGAGTGGGAGTTACTCAAGCAGAAGCCGATTTCAAACAAGCCCGCGCTAGCCTTACCGAAGGAGAAGCAAATGTACAAGCCGAAATTGCTCAAGCAGAAGCTAGACTCAAACAGGCTGAAGCAAAATTAAATCAGGCTCAAAATAGAATCCCCGCCGACGTGGGGCAAACTCAGTCCCAAATTGCTGCTGCCGAATCTCGTTTAAGACTTGGGCAAGAGCGACTTAAGCGCAATAAATATCTTTTGCGACAGGGAGCAATTACTCAAGATGCTTTTGACGAAATTACTAATAATTATGAAAATGCCCAATCTGAGATTAAGGAATTGCGTCAACGACTAGAACAGTTTCAGAGTACAGGAGGTTCAGAAGTTGAACAACTCAAAGCAGAAATAAAAGAGGCTAAAGTCTCTCTCGAACAAAAACAGGCAACTGCACCAGACCAGATAGCAGGATTGGAAGCATCCTCAGAAAAAGCAGAAGCATCCCTGAAGCAATCAGAAATTCAATATACCGATAGCTTAGTCAAAGCTCCTTTTGCAGGTGTTGTGACCCAAAGATACGCCGTGGAGGGGTCTTTTGTTGCCCCTAGTACTTCTGGCTCTAGTACTGAGTCAGCTTCTGCCACTTCAATCTTGGCATTAGCCCAAGGATTAGAGGTAATTGCCAAAGTTCCAGAGTTAGATGTAGGTCAGCTACAGCCAGGACAAAAAGTTAAGATTGTCGCCGATGCTTACCCAGATAGAGAATTTACAGGTGAAATTAAACGGATTGCTCCTGAAGCAGTAATTGAAGAAGAGGTTACTTCTTTTGAGGTACGGGTCAAGCTGCTTACAGGCGAGGATGTACTACGCTCTAAAATGAATGTTGATGTCACTTTTATTGGCAAAGAACTAAATAACAGCTTGGTAGTTCCTACTGTGGCGATATTTACCCAAAATGGAAAACAGGGAGTAATGATACCTGATGCGGAAAACAAGCCTAAATTTCAGCCTGTCAAAGTTGGTTTGTATTTAGGTGATAAAACGCAAATTATTGATGGAGTTAAGGCTAATCAAAAAGTATTTATTGACCTCCCTAATCAAAAAAAGAAAGAAAAATAA
- a CDS encoding protein kinase domain-containing protein codes for MSTPDRYLLNSASKVTNSEKKIHVPGSIIGNRYQIIQKLGREEIRKTYLAKDLQATGDARCAVEQLSPVCNKTNWQLIKQHLIREVEVLKRLGDHPQIPQFYNYFIEDRQFYLVREYIDGDNLEQEVERKVLDEAQVIHLMQDALRILDFVHKTNVIHRDVQPIHLVRRKRDRNFVLINFGAIREIESTALDFQGEVISSKSLDWAYIAPEQQSGESNFGSDIYALAQTAIYALTGKSPQELEQANTTWQSQCQISSKLEAILSRMTLFNIEERYPSALEVLYDLRPLLKLKQVVGGRYAITRYLGGKKRIETYLADNLRRQYQSPCLIKQIELPNVQGNGETTIEKRFAEELSILERLGYHEQIPQLRDHFTENDQFYLVQEYIPGENLALKIEQQDLSTAQIINILISTLGVLNFIHQNRIIHRNIRPSNLLIRSEDQQVVLTDFGILTDIGTLPNATLDSSQTQDKQNYCSPEQIAGRPTISSDIYALGMTAIEALTKIKPGRFSRDRQTGKLLWQENLAVDRRFAKIIDKMVYLDLGQRYQSASKILDDLQKIKSVSKSATRKPLGQKKRKTANHRQSQFKLPILPVLIGFLGLICLLGSIEFAFPTVRPIYYWYQGKKLLPKKPQAALNVFTKAIELKAGSSLAWSGRGDALYNLGRYSKALEAYSEATKLSEADFKIWKKQGDSYYQLEQFTKAIAAYNRALELEQKDGELYNHKGKALYELKNYDAALSMQDSAIDLDSSNAEFLSDRAKNLLALNKYDNALTVLNRVQAIEPSSVELWQDKPLVLAALNRPQEAERVNQEIIGNYQQLLQNQLQDPQIWLTQAEFFANSQMYQKAINSFEQAIKLKPNFYQAWLGKGKALAKLNQGQKALTALDKALQIRSESYLAWQAKGQVYQNQQNNLAMAIASYSQAISLNSNYAPLWRDRGLAFNQQQNYTQGIESLTKASKIAPQDHETWIGLATAWDMVGQDTKALTALDRAIEIQPQNVAAWSQKGLIFTKNAQYNEACETYRQSRLAIPNSQIILDSMRTLGCRIE; via the coding sequence ATGTCCACTCCCGACAGGTATCTACTCAATTCTGCCTCTAAAGTCACCAATTCCGAGAAAAAAATTCACGTTCCTGGCTCAATTATTGGTAATCGTTATCAGATTATTCAAAAGTTAGGTAGAGAAGAAATAAGAAAAACTTACTTAGCTAAAGATTTACAGGCTACAGGAGATGCTAGATGTGCTGTGGAGCAGTTAAGTCCAGTCTGTAATAAGACAAATTGGCAGCTTATTAAGCAGCACCTAATTAGAGAAGTAGAGGTTCTCAAAAGGCTGGGAGATCACCCCCAAATCCCTCAATTTTATAATTACTTTATCGAAGATCGGCAGTTTTATCTGGTTCGAGAGTATATTGATGGGGATAATTTAGAGCAGGAAGTTGAGCGTAAAGTACTAGATGAAGCACAAGTAATTCATCTAATGCAAGATGCCTTGAGAATTCTTGATTTTGTTCACAAAACTAACGTTATTCATCGCGATGTTCAACCAATTCACTTAGTGAGAAGAAAGCGCGATCGCAACTTTGTTTTAATTAATTTTGGGGCTATTCGAGAGATCGAATCAACGGCACTTGATTTTCAAGGAGAAGTAATCTCCAGCAAATCTTTAGATTGGGCTTATATTGCTCCAGAGCAGCAATCAGGAGAATCTAACTTTGGTAGCGATATTTATGCCCTTGCTCAAACCGCTATTTATGCCTTGACGGGAAAATCTCCCCAGGAACTTGAGCAAGCAAATACTACTTGGCAAAGTCAGTGTCAGATAAGCTCTAAGCTAGAGGCAATTCTTAGCAGAATGACGTTATTCAACATTGAAGAACGATATCCCTCTGCCCTAGAAGTTTTGTATGATTTACGACCATTACTTAAGCTCAAGCAGGTGGTAGGAGGACGTTATGCTATTACTCGTTATTTAGGCGGAAAAAAACGCATAGAAACCTATTTAGCCGATAATCTGCGCCGTCAATATCAGTCTCCTTGTTTAATTAAGCAAATTGAATTACCGAATGTTCAGGGTAATGGCGAGACCACAATAGAAAAGCGTTTTGCCGAAGAATTATCAATTTTAGAAAGACTAGGATATCACGAGCAAATCCCTCAGCTTAGAGATCATTTTACAGAAAATGATCAATTTTATTTGGTTCAAGAATATATTCCCGGAGAAAATCTAGCTCTGAAAATAGAGCAGCAAGATTTATCCACCGCTCAAATAATCAATATTTTAATTAGTACTCTGGGAGTTCTAAATTTTATTCATCAAAACCGTATTATTCATCGTAATATTAGACCTTCCAATTTACTAATTCGCTCAGAAGATCAGCAGGTGGTACTTACTGACTTTGGAATTTTGACAGATATAGGAACTTTGCCCAATGCTACTTTGGACTCTAGCCAAACTCAGGATAAACAAAACTACTGCTCTCCTGAACAAATTGCTGGTAGACCAACGATTAGCAGCGATATCTATGCTTTGGGCATGACAGCAATAGAGGCTTTGACTAAAATTAAACCAGGTAGGTTTTCTAGAGATAGACAAACGGGTAAGCTACTATGGCAGGAAAATCTGGCGGTCGATCGCCGTTTTGCCAAAATTATTGACAAAATGGTTTATTTAGATTTGGGTCAACGTTATCAATCTGCGTCCAAGATTCTTGATGATCTGCAAAAAATTAAATCTGTTTCTAAGTCAGCAACCAGAAAACCACTAGGGCAGAAAAAAAGAAAAACTGCAAATCATCGCCAGTCTCAATTTAAACTACCTATATTACCAGTTTTGATCGGATTCTTAGGTCTGATCTGTTTATTAGGCAGTATTGAATTTGCTTTTCCTACAGTTAGACCGATTTATTACTGGTATCAGGGAAAAAAACTATTGCCTAAAAAACCTCAAGCTGCTCTCAATGTTTTTACAAAAGCCATTGAGCTTAAAGCTGGCAGTTCCCTGGCTTGGTCAGGCAGGGGAGATGCTTTATATAATTTAGGACGTTATTCCAAAGCTTTAGAAGCATACTCTGAAGCGACAAAATTAAGTGAAGCCGACTTTAAAATTTGGAAAAAACAGGGAGACAGTTACTATCAATTAGAACAGTTTACCAAAGCGATCGCTGCTTATAATCGCGCTTTAGAATTAGAACAGAAAGATGGCGAACTATATAATCACAAAGGTAAAGCTTTATATGAGTTGAAAAACTATGATGCAGCCTTGAGTATGCAGGACTCTGCCATAGACTTAGATTCATCTAATGCTGAGTTTTTGAGCGATCGCGCTAAAAATTTACTCGCTTTAAATAAATATGACAATGCTTTGACGGTGCTTAATCGAGTTCAGGCAATTGAACCTTCTAGCGTAGAACTATGGCAAGATAAACCTTTGGTCTTAGCAGCTTTAAACCGTCCTCAAGAAGCAGAGCGAGTCAATCAAGAAATTATTGGCAACTATCAACAATTACTGCAAAACCAGCTTCAAGATCCTCAAATATGGCTAACACAAGCAGAGTTTTTCGCCAATAGCCAAATGTACCAAAAAGCCATTAATTCCTTTGAACAGGCGATTAAGTTAAAACCTAATTTTTATCAGGCTTGGCTGGGTAAAGGTAAGGCTTTGGCTAAATTAAATCAAGGACAAAAAGCTTTAACCGCCTTGGACAAAGCTTTGCAAATTCGCTCAGAATCATATCTGGCTTGGCAAGCAAAGGGTCAAGTATATCAAAATCAACAAAACAATTTAGCTATGGCGATCGCTAGCTATAGTCAGGCTATTAGCCTTAACTCTAATTATGCTCCTCTTTGGCGCGATCGCGGATTGGCGTTTAATCAGCAACAGAATTATACCCAAGGCATTGAATCTTTAACTAAAGCTAGCAAAATTGCGCCCCAAGATCACGAAACCTGGATCGGTTTAGCCACTGCATGGGATATGGTTGGTCAAGATACTAAAGCCTTGACTGCTTTAGATCGCGCTATTGAAATTCAACCACAAAATGTTGCCGCCTGGAGTCAAAAAGGTTTAATTTTTACTAAAAATGCTCAATATAATGAAGCCTGTGAAACCTATCGGCAATCTCGTTTGGCTATCCCTAATTCCCAAATAATTCTTGATTCTATGAGAACTTTGGGCTGTCGAATTGAATAA